TTTTGTTGAAAATCTCCAATTCTCTTCAGAAGACATAGACTACCTCCACTCCCTTAAACTCTTTCCCGATTGGTTTCTTGACTTCTTAAAGGAGTTTCGCTTTACAGGCGATATCTACTCTATGAAGGAGGGAACTCTATTCTTTCCTCACGAACCTGTCTTGAGGGTTGAAGCTCCTATATACGAAGCCCAGCTCCTTGAGACTGCAATTATGAACCAGATACACGTTTCATCCCTCATAGCCACAAAGGCAGCTCGGGTCTTTTCCGTTTCCCGTGGAAAGCTCCTTGCAGACTTTTCCCTCAGGAGGACTCACGGCTACGATGCCGGAATGAAGACGGCAAGGAGCTGTTACATTGCAGGGTTTAGTGCAACCTCTAACGTTCTGGCAGGAAAACTCTTAGGCATTCCTGTTGTTGGAACTGTTGCCCACTCCTTCATAATGTCCTTTGAGAAAGAGGAGGAAGCCTTTAGAGCTTACCTTAAGACCTTTCCGGATAACTCTATTCTCCTCGTTGATACCTACGATACCCTTGAGGGCATAAAAAAGGCCATAGAGGTAGCAAAAGAGCTTAAGGCAAAGGGCTTTAACCTTAAAGGAATCCGCCTTGACAGTGGTGATATAGTGGAGCTCTCAAAAGTAGCAAGGGAGCTCCTTGACTCTGCCGGCTTTAAGGAGGCAAAGATTATCGTCAGCGGTGGCCTTGACGAGTATAAGATTGATGAGATTCTGAGGGCGGGAGCTCCCGTTGATGCTTTTGGTGTAGGAACAAAAATAGGGACGTCA
The sequence above is a segment of the Phorcysia thermohydrogeniphila genome. Coding sequences within it:
- a CDS encoding nicotinate phosphoribosyltransferase, with the protein product MRTSPLFTDLYQLTMLCAYIDNGRKERAAFELFVRKLPQNRNYLVYAGLQDVVDFVENLQFSSEDIDYLHSLKLFPDWFLDFLKEFRFTGDIYSMKEGTLFFPHEPVLRVEAPIYEAQLLETAIMNQIHVSSLIATKAARVFSVSRGKLLADFSLRRTHGYDAGMKTARSCYIAGFSATSNVLAGKLLGIPVVGTVAHSFIMSFEKEEEAFRAYLKTFPDNSILLVDTYDTLEGIKKAIEVAKELKAKGFNLKGIRLDSGDIVELSKVARELLDSAGFKEAKIIVSGGLDEYKIDEILRAGAPVDAFGVGTKIGTSADSPYIDFVYKLVELDGKPVMKTSTGKKMYPGRKQVFRKENCDILALNDEKLEGTPLLEPVIRDGRVVRGLPTLNEIREYFVEEFSKFPEELKGIHTSFNYPVLISERLENLYKELREKLLGGKRCQSP